The proteins below come from a single Melospiza georgiana isolate bMelGeo1 chromosome 4, bMelGeo1.pri, whole genome shotgun sequence genomic window:
- the LDHB gene encoding L-lactate dehydrogenase B chain, with protein sequence MATVKDQLISPIAEEAKVPNNKITVVGVGMVGMAAAVSVLGKGLCDELALVDVMEDRLKGEMMDLQHGSVFLHTHKIVADKDYAVTANSRIVVLTAGVRQQEGESRLNLLQRNVAVFKNIVPHVVKYSPNCIILVVSNPVDIMTYITWKLSGLPKHRVIGSGCNLDTARFRYLMSERLGIHPSSCHGWILGEHGDSSVAVWSGMNVAGVSLQQLNPAMGTDKDPENWKEVHKQVVASAYEVIKLKGYTNWAIGFSVADLCETILKNLHRVHSVATLVKGMYGIQHEVFLSLPSVLSASGLTCVINQKLKDDEVTQLRKSADTLWDVQKDVKDL encoded by the exons ATGGCCACTGTCAAGGACCAGCTGATCAGCCCCATTGCGGAGGAAGCCAAGGTCCCCAACAACAAGATCACGGTTGTGGGGGTTGGCATGGTTGGGATGGCCGCTGCTGTCAGCGTCCTTGGAAAG gGTCTTTGTGATGAGCTTGCTCTGGTTGATGTTATGGAAGACAGACTAAAAGGAGAAATGATGGACCTGCAGCATGGGAGTGTGTTCCTTCACACTCACAAGATCGTGGCAGACAAAG ACTATGCTGTCACTGCCAACTCCAGGATCGTGGTGCTGACTGCAGGAGTCCGtcagcaggagggagagagTCGCCTCAACCTCTTGCAGAGGAATGTGGCTGTCTTCAAAAACATCGTCCCTCACGTCGTCAAGTACAGCCCCAACTGCATCATCCTGGTGGTTTCCAACCCAG tggATATAATGACCTATATCACATGGAAGCTGAGTGGGCTGCCAAAACACCGTGTGATTGGAAGTGGCTGCAATCTGGACACGGCCAGATTCCGTTATCTGATGTCCGAGAGACTTGGGATCCATCCAAGCAGCTGCCATGGCTGGATCTTGGGAGAGCACGGTGATTCCAGTG TGGCTGTTTGGAGTGGAATGAATGTGGCAGGAGTTTCCCTCCAGCAGCTGAACCCTGCCATGGGAACTGACAAGGATCCTGAGAACTGGAAGGAGGTCCACAAGCAAGTGGTTGCAAG TGCCTACGAGGTGATCAAACTAAAGGGATACACAAACTGGGCTATTGGCTTCAGTGTGGCTGACCTCTGTGAGACCATCCTGAAGAACCTGCACCGGGTTCATTCAGTTGCTACTCTGGTGAAG GGCATGTATGGCATTCAGCATGAGGTCTTCTTGAGCCTTCCTTCTGTCCTAAGTGCCTCTGGCCTGACGTGTGTCATCAACCAAAAGCTGAAGGACGATGAGGTGACCCAGCTGAGGAAGAGTGCGGACACACTGTGGGACGTCCAGAAGGATGTCAAGGATCTGTAA